Proteins encoded in a region of the Amphiprion ocellaris isolate individual 3 ecotype Okinawa chromosome 21, ASM2253959v1, whole genome shotgun sequence genome:
- the LOC111583634 gene encoding toll-like receptor 1 encodes MSTQSTNVVLLIGTIVIISLMKPDCTAVTEEYNGFKLCVTSRRGIKDLSHRNLTDVPSNLSNNTQYLDISYNLIQSLNGAQFSRLFQLCFLKVTHCGLQEISPTAFSHTPALKFLNISHNNLHVIPDISVKQLKILDLGNNLFTSYRIPESFQNFSHLDLLSIGSTAAPSVSYSDFDPLMNVPVHHLVLGAGIPWKNYESGSLAKMKSLQKVSIRASFCGNFRMFEKVLVDLNMTKAKSLRFIAFFPDNCQVNSDPFENLRTMPFIQNLTIENTWINSSFMEMFLKNVWLSSVYDLSFVNITYNEDTPDGFQFHTLNHTINVSSVTFNGINHYQYKYPTFNMSFEAFSRLTYLKFSGTGMNILPCRVMSALPSLETLDLSDNLLSESGFWWFLCSHTSVFPRLRQLSLSKNRFSSLSFISQKMNEMKTLESLDLSFNSISLDGDCSWPAGMKELNLGNNNLGNNVFQYLSSNFERIDLSKTGITAITQEALSCFPKLTYLKLSSNSIRVIPADLSLPTLLSLYIDQNAITSIPREALGGVPKIQTLSAGSNPFVCSCDSHWFVADFNKSLLLDWPLNYTCSTPPSFAGLQLSEFKTSELSCETGLQVAVALPVIIVISAAIGLVFYKCDGVWYTKMLWVWIRMKRRGKKCSNLMKNASFSYHAFISYSHQDSDWVDSQLLPSMEGAGLSLCTHERDFVPGEWIIDNIINCVESSYKTLFVLSRHFVQSEWCNYELFFAQHRAISVQRDSLVFILLEPIPTDCIPKKFLRLRSILREQTYLEWPNNERKQQVFWRSLKSMLHMADKSVALKDVALAISDKVALLTDDL; translated from the exons ATGTCTACGCAAAG CACTAATGTGGTGTTGCTGATTGGGACCATCGTCATCATATCCCTGATGAAACCTGACTGCACAGCTGTAACGGAGGAGTACAATGGATTTAAACTGTGTGTTACATCGAGGCGAGGAATTAAAGATCTTTCGCATCGAAATCTGACAGATGTTCCCTCAAATCTTTCCAACAACACACAGTATTTGGATATTTCCTACAACCTCATCCAAAGTCTGAATGGAGCTCAGTTTTCCAGACTGTTCCAGCTGTGTTTCCTGAAGGTAACTCACTGTGGACTGCAGGAAATTTCACCCACTGCGTTCAGTCACACACCAGCactcaaatttctgaacataTCTCACAATAACTTACATGTTATCCCAGACATTTCAGTGAAACAGCTTAAAATTCTTGATTTGGGGAACAATCTGTTTACCAGCTATCGAATACCAGAATCATTTCAGAACTTCTCACATCTGGATTTGCTGTCAATAGGTAGCACAGCTGCTCCATCAGTCAGCTACAGTGACTTTGATCCACTGATGAATGTACCTGTACATCATCTGGTTTTGGGAGCAGGAATTCCCTGGAAAAACTATGAATCTGGTTCTCTTGCGAAAATGAAGTCTCTCCAAAAGGTTTCCATTcgtgcatctttttgtgggaATTTCAGAATGTTTGAGAAGGTCCTTGTGGActtgaacatgacaaaagcaaaatcaTTGAGATTCATTGCCTTCTTTCCAGACAACTGCCAGGTGAACAGTGACCCCTTTGAAAACCTAAGAACAATGCCATTTATACAAAATCTCACCATAGAAAACACCTGGATAAACAGCTCTTTTATGGAGATGTTTCTGAAGAATGTGTGGCTCTCCTCCGTCTATGACCTCTCATTTGTTAACATAACGTATAATGAAGATACACCAGATGGGTTTCAATTTCACACCCTTAATCACACGATCAATGTTTCTTCAGTTACTTTCAATGGCATAAATCATTATCAATACAAATATCCTACTTTCAACATGAGCTTTGAAGCTTTCTCAAGACTGAcctatttgaagttttctgGGACTGGAATGAACATTTTACCTTGCAGAGTCATGTCTGCCCTGCCGTCATTGGAAACACTCGACCTGTCCGACAACCTTCTGTCCGAGTCAGGCTTCTGGTGGTTTCTGTGTTCACACACCTCTGTTTTTCCCAGACTGCGGCAGCTCTCTCTAAGCAAGAACCGCTTCAGCAGTCTTTCTTTTATCTCTCAGAAAATGAATGAGATGAAAACTTTAGAATCTCTGGATCTCAGCTTCAACTCTATCAGCTTAGACGGGGACTGCTCTTGGCCTGCTGGGATGAAGGAACTCAATCTGGGAAACAACAACCTGGGAAACAACGTCTTTCAATACCTGTCATCAAACTTTGAGAGGATTGACTTGTCAAAGACAGGAATAACTGCCATAACTCAAGAAGCTCTGTCTTGCTTTCCCAAGCTGACATACCTCAAACTCAGCTCTAACAGCATCCGAGTTATCCCTGCAGATCTCAGCCTCCCCACTCTGCTCAGTCTCTACATAGATCAGAATGCTATCACATCTATACCCAGGGAGGCACTGGGAGGGGTTCCCAAAATCCAGACCCTCAGTGCTGGAAGCAATCCATTTGTCTGCTCATGTGACTCCCATTGGTTTGTTGCTGATTTCAACAAATCTTTGCTCCTGGACTGGCCGTTAAATTACACCTGCAGTACCCCTCCATCATTTGCAGGCTTGCAATTGTCAGAGTTCAAAACCAGTGAGCTGTCATGCGAGACAGGGCTTCAAGTTGCAGTTGCTTTGCCTGTGATAATAGTTATATCTGCTGCCATAGGTCTGGTGTTCTATAAATGTGATGGAGTCTGGTATACAAAGATGCTATGGGTCTGGATCAGGATGAAAAGGAGAGGCAAGAAATGCTCCAACTTAATGAAGAATGCATCATTTAGTTATCATGCATTTATATCCTACAGCCATCAGGACTCTGACTGGGTGGACAGCCAGCTGCTGCCCTCTATGGAAGGTGCTGGATTGTCACTTTGCACCCATGAGCGAGACTTTGTGCCCGGTGAATGGATTATAGACAACATTATCAACTGTGTGGAGTCCAGCTACAAGACGCTGTTTGTCCTCTCCAGACATTTTGTTCAGAGCGAATGGTGCAACTACGAGCTGTTCTTTGCGCAGCACAGAGCCATCAGTGTCCAGCGGGACTCTTTAGTCTTCATATTACTGGAACCCATTCCAACAGACTGTATTCCAAAGAAGTTCTTGAGGCTTAGAAGTATACTGAGGGAGCAGACATACCTTGAATGGCCAAACAATGAACGGAAGCAGCAGGTTTTCTGGAGGAGTCTAAAATCTATGCTGCATATGGCAGACAAATCTGTTGCTCTGAAGGATGTAGCACTGGCCATTTCAGATAAAGTAGCTCTGCTCACAGACGACCTATAG